A genomic window from Pungitius pungitius chromosome 12, fPunPun2.1, whole genome shotgun sequence includes:
- the LOC119220178 gene encoding globoside alpha-1,3-N-acetylgalactosaminyltransferase 1-like isoform X2, giving the protein MINVKSLTAVLVSALILGVLYLCNSLSYRTSPQQNITPNNITPKNRLSADVNAMSNEVHLVAPDHLQYEQPSIVQGSRTDVVTVTPWMAPIVWEGIFNPVLLDGIYKPKNITIIATVFAVGNYIRFLKKFLETAEQHFFVGFKVHIYVFTDRPNEVPQVTMASGRQLMVRLVPSSKRWQEISARRMELIQILIEEQLPNNRNYIFCLDVDSEFHGRWGSESLGGLVAVTHPGYYRDARSNFPYERRPSSRAYIAPGEGDFYYCGGAFGGLLQEVHQLAKTCRHNFEADAKEDIEAAWQEESHLNRYMWINKPSKVLSPEYLWQDFKPRNPEIHIVRFSGVVKNYAEIRPNP; this is encoded by the exons ACACCAAACAACATCACACCAAAGAACAG ATTGTCTGCTGATGTCAATGCTATGAGTAATGAAGTCCACCTTGTGGCTCCTGACCA CCTGCAGTATGAGCAGCCAAGCATCGTACAGGG CAGTCGGACCGACGTGGTGACGGTGACGCCCTGGATGGCTCCTATTGTCTGGGAGGGAATCTTTAACCCGGTTCTACTCGACGGCATCTACAAACCAAAGAACATCACCATCATAGCCACCGTTTTTGCTGTAGGAAA CTACATCAGGTTCCTGAAGAAGTTCTTGGAGACAGCCGAGCAGCACTTCTTCGTTGGGTTCAAAGTGCACATTTATGTGTTCACAGACCGGCCCAATGAGGTACCCCAAGTCACAATGGCCTCCGGCAGACAG CTGATGGTGCGGTTGGTGCCCAGCTCGAAGCGTTGGCAGGAGATCTCGGCTCGGAGAATGGAGCTCATCCAGATACTGATTGAAGAGCAGCTTCCCAACAACAGAAACTACATCTTTTGCCTGGACGTGGACTCGGAGTTCCACGGCCGCTGGGGAAGCGAGTCGCTGGGCGGACTCGTGGCTGTGACTCATCCAG GTTATTACAGGGACGCACGCAGCAACTTCCCATATGAGCGCAGACCTTCATCGAGAGCCTACATAGCCCCTGGGGAGGGAGACTTCTACTACTGCGGGGGTGCCTTTGGGGGTCTGCTACAGGAAGTGCATCAGCTCGCCAAAACCTGCCGCCACAACTTTGAGGCTGACGCCAAGGAGGACATTGAAGCTGCCTGGCAGGAGGAGAGTCACCTGAACAG GTACATGTGGATCAACAAGCCCAGTAAGGTGCTCTCACCTGAGTACCTTTGGCAGGATTTCAAACCCAGAAATCCAGAAATCCACATTGTCAGGTTCTCCGGAGTTGTCAAGAACTACGCTGAGATCCGACCCAATCCCTGA